Proteins encoded in a region of the Streptomyces sp. NBC_00258 genome:
- a CDS encoding DNA gyrase/topoisomerase IV subunit A gives MARRSTKTPPPDDFEERILDIDVVDEMQGSFLEYAYSVIYSRALPDARDGLKPVHRRIVYQMNEMGLRPDRGYVKCARVVGEVMGKLHPHGDASIYDALVRLAQPFSMRLPLVDGHGNFGSLGNDDPPAAMRYTEARMADATSLMTESIDENTVDFSPNYDGQEHEPSVLPAAYPNLLVNGSSGIAVGMATNMAPHNLGEVIAAARHLIRHPGADLETLMKHVPGPDLPTGGRIVGLTGIRDAYETGRGTFKIRATVAVENVTARRKGIVVTELPFTVGPEKVIAKIKDLVGSKKLQGIADVKDLTDRNHGLRLVIEIKNGFVPEAVLEQLYKLTPMEESFGINNVALVDGQPLTLGLKELLEVYLDHRFEVVRRRSEFRRTKKRDRLHLVEGLLVALIDIDEVIRLIRSSENSAQAKQRLIEHFSLSDVQTQYILDTPLRRLTKFDRIELETERDRLNGEIDELTGILDSDSELRKLVSSELAAVAKKFGTERRTVLLESAGSVATTVPLQVADDPCRVLLSSTKLLARTANGDPFGESDGKRAKHDLILSAVPATAQGEIGAVTSAGRLLRINVIDLPQLPDTTAAPNLSGGAPVSEFLTLEGDEDIVCLMTLDESSPGLALGTQQGVVKRVVPDYPSNKEELEVITLKDGDRIVGAAELRTGEEDLVFITDDAQLLRYQASQVRPQGRPAGGMTGIKLTDNTKVISFTAVDPAVDAVVFTVAGSRGTLDDSVQTTAKLTPFDQYPRKGRATGGVRCQRFLKGEDCLSLAWAGPTPARAAQKDGTPAELPEMDPRRDGSGVSLAKTVSVVAGPV, from the coding sequence ATGGCCCGCCGCAGCACGAAGACCCCGCCGCCAGACGACTTCGAGGAGCGCATCCTCGACATCGACGTCGTCGACGAGATGCAGGGCTCCTTCCTCGAGTACGCGTACTCGGTCATCTACTCCCGAGCCCTGCCGGACGCCCGCGACGGCCTCAAGCCGGTGCATCGCCGCATCGTGTACCAGATGAACGAGATGGGCCTGCGTCCCGACCGCGGCTATGTGAAGTGCGCCCGCGTCGTCGGCGAGGTCATGGGTAAGCTCCACCCCCACGGCGACGCGTCGATCTACGACGCCCTGGTCCGCCTGGCCCAGCCCTTCTCCATGCGACTGCCCCTGGTCGACGGCCACGGCAACTTCGGTTCGCTGGGCAACGACGACCCGCCGGCCGCCATGCGGTACACCGAGGCGCGCATGGCCGACGCGACGTCCCTGATGACGGAGTCGATCGACGAGAACACGGTCGACTTCTCCCCGAACTACGACGGCCAGGAGCATGAGCCGTCGGTCCTCCCGGCCGCCTACCCGAACCTCCTGGTCAACGGTTCGTCGGGCATCGCGGTCGGCATGGCGACGAACATGGCGCCGCACAACCTCGGCGAGGTCATCGCCGCCGCCCGTCACCTGATCCGCCACCCCGGCGCCGATCTCGAAACGCTCATGAAGCACGTCCCGGGTCCCGACCTGCCCACCGGCGGCCGCATCGTGGGCCTCACCGGCATCAGGGACGCGTACGAGACGGGCCGCGGCACCTTCAAGATCCGCGCGACGGTGGCCGTGGAGAACGTGACGGCGCGCCGCAAGGGCATCGTCGTCACCGAACTGCCCTTCACGGTCGGCCCGGAGAAGGTGATCGCCAAGATCAAGGACCTGGTCGGCTCGAAGAAGCTCCAGGGCATCGCCGACGTCAAGGACCTCACCGACCGCAACCACGGCCTGCGCCTGGTCATCGAGATCAAGAACGGCTTCGTGCCGGAGGCCGTCCTGGAGCAGCTCTACAAGCTGACTCCGATGGAGGAGTCCTTCGGCATCAACAACGTGGCACTGGTCGACGGCCAGCCGCTCACGCTGGGCCTCAAGGAACTCCTGGAGGTGTACCTCGACCACCGCTTCGAGGTCGTGCGCCGCCGCAGCGAGTTCCGCCGCACCAAGAAGCGCGACCGGCTGCACCTGGTCGAGGGCCTGCTGGTGGCCCTGATCGACATCGACGAGGTCATCCGCCTCATCCGCTCCAGTGAGAACTCCGCGCAGGCCAAGCAGCGCCTGATCGAGCACTTCTCGCTGAGCGACGTCCAGACGCAGTACATCCTGGACACGCCGCTGCGCCGGCTCACCAAGTTCGACCGCATCGAGCTGGAGACCGAGCGCGACCGGCTCAACGGCGAGATCGACGAGCTGACCGGCATCCTGGATTCGGACTCCGAGCTGCGCAAGCTGGTGTCGTCCGAACTGGCCGCGGTGGCCAAGAAGTTCGGCACCGAGCGGCGTACGGTCCTGCTGGAGTCCGCCGGTTCCGTCGCCACGACCGTGCCGCTCCAGGTGGCCGACGACCCGTGCCGCGTGCTCCTGTCGTCGACGAAGCTCCTCGCGCGTACGGCCAACGGTGACCCCTTCGGGGAGAGCGACGGCAAGCGCGCCAAGCACGACCTGATCCTCTCCGCCGTCCCGGCGACGGCACAGGGCGAGATCGGCGCGGTCACGTCCGCCGGCCGGCTGCTGCGGATCAACGTCATCGACCTCCCGCAGCTGCCGGACACCACGGCGGCGCCCAACCTCTCGGGAGGCGCGCCGGTCTCGGAGTTCCTGACCCTGGAGGGCGACGAGGACATCGTCTGTCTGATGACACTCGACGAGTCGTCGCCGGGGCTCGCGCTCGGCACGCAGCAGGGTGTCGTCAAGCGCGTGGTGCCCGACTATCCCTCCAACAAGGAGGAGCTGGAGGTCATCACGCTCAAGGACGGTGACCGGATCGTCGGCGCGGCCGAGCTGCGCACCGGCGAGGAGGACCTGGTCTTCATCACCGACGACGCCCAGTTGCTGCGCTACCAGGCCTCCCAGGTCCGCCCCCAGGGCCGGCCCGCGGGCGGTATGACGGGCATCAAGCTCACGGACAACACCAAGGTGATCTCGTTCACGGCGGTGGACCCGGCGGTGGACGCGGTGGTGTTCACTGTGGCCGGCTCACGCGGCACGCTGGACGACTCGGTCCAGACGACGGCCAAACTGACGCCCTTCGACCAGTACCCGCGAAAGGGCCGCGCCACGGGTGGCGTGCGCTGCCAGCGGTTCCTGAAGGGCGAGGACTGCCTGAGCCTCGCGTGGGCAGGTCCCACACCGGCCCGGGCCGCGCAGAAGGACGGCACACCCGCGGAGCTGCCCGAGATGGACCCGCGCCGGGACGGCTCGGGCGTCTCCCTGGCGAAGACGGTCTCGGTGGTGGCGGGCCCGGTCTAG
- a CDS encoding CobW family GTP-binding protein, whose translation MSQASPQQIPVVVLAGFLGSGKTTLLNHLLHRSGGSRIGAIVNDFGSIEIDAMAVAGALGDSTVSLGNGCLCCAVDASELDVFLDRLTRPSARIDVIVIEASGLAEPQELVKMLLASENPRIVYGGLVEVVDAAEFDATRQKHPEIDRHLAIADLVVVNKADRAPDPDRVIGLVRSLTDRAAVVSASYGRIDPGFLFDRRPTEERIGQLSFDDLHRLEDGEHDGLPQPHGHHDHHGSRDHHGHLHSAYESVAFTSEVPLSPRRLMGFLDSRPEGLYRIKGYVDFGAADPRNRYAVHAVGRFLRFYPEPWAQGERLSQLVLIGSGIDALALGKELEACKEDAPHADEHSMWGVLRYVQEPEAAQGPDGRAQGADLPGAYDV comes from the coding sequence TTGAGTCAGGCGAGCCCCCAGCAGATCCCCGTCGTCGTCCTCGCAGGCTTCCTGGGCTCCGGCAAGACCACCCTGCTCAACCATCTCCTGCACCGCAGCGGAGGCAGCCGTATCGGGGCGATCGTCAATGACTTCGGTTCCATCGAGATCGATGCGATGGCCGTGGCCGGGGCGCTCGGCGACTCCACCGTCTCCCTCGGGAACGGGTGCCTGTGCTGCGCGGTGGACGCCAGCGAGCTCGACGTCTTCCTGGACCGGCTCACTCGGCCCTCCGCCCGGATCGACGTCATCGTCATCGAGGCGAGCGGGCTGGCCGAGCCCCAGGAGCTGGTGAAGATGCTCCTGGCCAGCGAGAACCCGCGCATCGTCTACGGCGGGCTCGTGGAGGTCGTCGACGCCGCGGAGTTCGACGCCACCCGCCAAAAGCATCCCGAGATCGACCGGCACCTCGCCATCGCCGATCTGGTCGTCGTCAACAAGGCGGACCGCGCGCCGGATCCCGACCGTGTGATCGGCCTCGTCCGGTCCCTCACCGATCGCGCCGCCGTCGTGTCCGCCTCGTACGGGCGGATCGACCCCGGGTTCCTCTTCGACCGCAGGCCCACGGAGGAGCGCATCGGGCAGCTCTCCTTCGACGACCTGCACCGGCTGGAGGACGGTGAGCACGATGGCCTTCCCCAGCCTCATGGCCACCATGACCATCACGGCTCCCGCGACCATCACGGCCATCTGCACTCCGCCTACGAGTCCGTCGCCTTCACCTCCGAAGTGCCCCTCAGCCCGCGGCGGTTGATGGGCTTCCTCGACAGCAGGCCCGAGGGTCTCTACCGCATCAAGGGGTACGTCGACTTCGGTGCAGCCGACCCCCGCAACCGGTACGCCGTGCACGCCGTCGGCCGTTTCCTGCGCTTCTACCCGGAGCCCTGGGCCCAGGGCGAGCGCCTCAGCCAGCTCGTCCTCATCGGCTCGGGCATCGACGCCCTCGCCCTCGGCAAGGAGCTGGAGGCGTGCAAAGAGGACGCCCCACACGCCGACGAGCACAGCATGTGGGGCGTCCTCCGCTACGTACAGGAGCCAGAGGCGGCGCAGGGCCCGGACGGTCGGGCTCAGGGCGCCGACCTGCCGGGTGCCTACGACGTCTAG
- a CDS encoding DUF6082 family protein, with protein sequence MVTQSGKQRLSSAVTAGLAFAAGALVALAAQQRRYEELRLRVAEVERSDRQAMLTEQQRLQFYLLSRAMEDPDLAAVYSNVQVDSPTQRRQYLFANALYTNALLAYRVGVVNWEELHGHLRMICLNPIFRNYWEAHRPHRASLEDNSEEARVGRMVDILIRDLDEADTEEWWVVGEPPLE encoded by the coding sequence ATGGTCACACAATCTGGGAAGCAAAGGCTGAGCTCCGCGGTCACAGCGGGGCTCGCCTTTGCAGCGGGGGCACTCGTAGCGCTGGCCGCCCAACAACGCCGGTACGAGGAACTGCGGCTGCGGGTCGCGGAAGTCGAACGGAGTGACAGGCAGGCCATGCTGACCGAGCAGCAGCGCCTGCAGTTCTACCTGCTGAGCAGGGCCATGGAGGATCCCGATCTGGCCGCCGTCTACAGCAACGTCCAGGTGGACTCACCCACGCAGCGACGTCAGTACCTCTTCGCCAACGCGCTGTACACCAACGCCCTGCTCGCCTACCGCGTCGGTGTCGTCAACTGGGAGGAGCTGCACGGTCACCTTCGCATGATCTGCCTCAACCCCATTTTTCGAAACTACTGGGAGGCGCACCGACCCCATCGGGCCAGCCTCGAGGACAACTCCGAGGAGGCCAGGGTCGGCCGAATGGTGGACATCCTGATCCGCGATTTGGACGAGGCGGACACCGAAGAATGGTGGGTGGTGGGCGAACCGCCGCTGGAATAG
- a CDS encoding citrate synthase/methylcitrate synthase: MSINRAAAASVDVPRGLAGVVVTDTVLGDVRGIEGFYHYRQYSAVDLARTRGFEDVWHLLVHGELPDAAQRSAFAARTAELRKLPVEVRAVLPAIAAASGRSGALSGMRTALSLLGAARGFRPVYDIDAGQRRADALAASAAVPTLLTALHRLGRGLEPVEPRDDLPYAANYLYMLTGSEPDPERARAVEQYLISTIDHGFNASTFTARVIASTGADVAACLVGAVGALSGPLHGGAPSRALDTLDAIGTPDRIDSWIRERVLAGERIMGFGHPVYRTEDPRSRMLRGIAQQFGGPLVDFAVEVERRVEAILAELKPGRELHTNVEFYAGVVMELCGLPREMFTPTFAAARVVGWSANILEQAEDPKIIRPAARYVGPVPTVAVPAVA, from the coding sequence ATGTCGATCAACCGGGCCGCGGCCGCCTCTGTCGACGTACCGCGAGGGCTCGCGGGCGTCGTCGTCACCGACACCGTGCTGGGTGACGTCAGGGGGATCGAGGGGTTCTACCACTACCGCCAGTACTCGGCTGTCGACCTCGCACGGACCCGCGGCTTCGAGGACGTGTGGCATCTGCTGGTGCACGGTGAACTGCCGGACGCGGCACAGCGTTCCGCCTTTGCCGCGCGGACGGCGGAACTGCGGAAGCTGCCGGTGGAGGTGCGGGCCGTACTGCCCGCGATCGCCGCGGCCAGTGGGAGGTCCGGGGCGCTTTCCGGGATGCGGACCGCGTTGTCGCTGCTCGGTGCGGCGCGGGGGTTCCGGCCGGTGTACGACATTGACGCCGGGCAACGTCGAGCGGACGCGCTCGCCGCGTCGGCGGCCGTGCCGACGTTGCTGACGGCGCTCCACCGGCTCGGGCGGGGCCTCGAACCGGTCGAGCCCCGTGACGATCTGCCGTACGCCGCCAACTACCTCTACATGCTGACGGGTTCGGAACCGGATCCGGAGCGGGCGCGGGCCGTCGAGCAGTATCTGATCTCGACCATTGATCATGGATTCAATGCATCAACATTTACGGCTCGAGTGATCGCGTCGACGGGGGCGGATGTGGCGGCCTGTCTCGTCGGCGCGGTGGGAGCCCTCTCCGGTCCGCTCCACGGCGGCGCTCCGAGCCGGGCCCTGGACACCCTCGACGCGATCGGGACTCCCGACCGCATCGACTCCTGGATCAGGGAACGCGTCCTCGCCGGCGAGCGCATCATGGGCTTCGGTCACCCCGTCTACCGCACCGAGGACCCCCGCTCGCGCATGCTTCGCGGCATCGCCCAGCAATTCGGCGGCCCCCTGGTCGACTTCGCGGTCGAGGTCGAACGCCGCGTGGAGGCGATCCTCGCCGAGCTCAAGCCCGGCCGGGAACTCCACACGAACGTGGAGTTCTACGCGGGCGTCGTCATGGAACTCTGCGGGCTGCCACGCGAGATGTTCACTCCGACCTTCGCCGCGGCCCGAGTCGTCGGCTGGAGCGCCAACATCCTCGAACAGGCGGAGGACCCGAAGATCATCCGCCCGGCGGCACGGTACGTGGGGCCGGTTCCGACGGTTGCGGTGCCCGCGGTGGCCTGA
- a CDS encoding citrate synthase produces the protein MTDQEPALAYEARRISTKEAAELLGVKPETVYAYVSRGQLSSRRSSGGRGSTFDAKEVEALARRNRREPADSSPAAGRLSVRTRITLIDKDRYYFRGVDATELAARHSYEEVAEWLWTGVLRPGATFTAPEASVAVARRAVDALPEHTAPTDRLRVAAIAAATADPLRFDLSEQAVLGTARTLIPTLVAALPPKRHDHRDGNSLAQRLWARLSGREADEASLRALDTALVLLIDHDLAASTLAVRVAASARAHAYAAVSAGLGVLEGPLHGAASGLAHRMLLDVLDRGTAAPVVADELRAGRRVPGLGHRVYPGEDPRARVLFGLLEDVPGAGPALAAARDIVDTTARHAPLHANVDLALAVLTATSGMHASAGETIFAVARTAGWIAHVLEEYDEAPLRMRPSGHYVGARPPQPLPEQ, from the coding sequence ATGACGGATCAAGAACCGGCCCTCGCGTACGAAGCGCGGCGGATCAGTACCAAGGAGGCCGCCGAACTGCTCGGGGTGAAGCCCGAGACGGTGTACGCGTATGTGAGCCGCGGCCAGCTCAGCAGCCGACGCAGCTCAGGCGGCCGCGGCAGCACCTTCGACGCCAAGGAGGTGGAGGCGCTCGCGCGTCGCAACAGGCGTGAACCGGCCGACAGTTCACCGGCCGCCGGCAGGCTCTCCGTACGCACCCGGATCACCTTGATCGACAAGGACCGGTACTACTTCCGGGGGGTCGACGCGACCGAACTGGCCGCGCGCCACTCCTACGAAGAGGTCGCCGAGTGGCTGTGGACAGGCGTCCTGCGCCCGGGCGCCACATTCACGGCACCGGAGGCATCCGTCGCCGTCGCCCGTCGTGCCGTCGACGCGCTGCCCGAGCACACGGCCCCGACCGACCGGCTCCGCGTCGCGGCCATCGCCGCGGCGACCGCCGACCCGCTGCGCTTCGACCTCTCCGAACAGGCCGTGCTCGGCACGGCCCGCACGCTGATCCCCACGCTCGTCGCCGCCCTGCCGCCCAAGAGGCACGACCATCGGGACGGAAACTCGCTCGCGCAACGCCTCTGGGCCCGGCTCAGCGGCCGCGAAGCCGACGAGGCGTCCCTGCGCGCCCTGGACACCGCACTCGTCCTGCTCATCGACCACGACCTGGCCGCCTCGACGCTTGCGGTCCGGGTCGCCGCGTCGGCCCGCGCCCACGCGTACGCCGCCGTCTCTGCGGGCCTCGGCGTCCTCGAAGGCCCGTTGCACGGAGCGGCCAGCGGCCTGGCGCACAGGATGCTGCTCGACGTCCTGGACCGGGGCACGGCGGCCCCGGTGGTCGCGGACGAACTGCGCGCGGGGCGCCGCGTCCCGGGACTGGGCCACCGCGTCTACCCGGGCGAGGACCCACGCGCGCGCGTGCTGTTCGGCCTCCTGGAGGACGTTCCCGGCGCCGGCCCCGCCCTGGCCGCGGCCCGCGACATCGTGGACACCACGGCCCGCCACGCACCCCTGCACGCCAACGTCGACCTGGCCCTCGCCGTCCTCACGGCCACGTCCGGCATGCACGCCTCGGCGGGCGAGACGATCTTCGCCGTGGCCCGCACGGCCGGCTGGATCGCCCACGTACTGGAGGAGTACGACGAGGCCCCCCTGCGCATGCGCCCGAGCGGACACTACGTAGGCGCACGGCCCCCTCAACCACTTCCGGAGCAGTGA
- a CDS encoding sucrase ferredoxin: protein MSTCAKVSRDLEEPLAGTAATARTWLLVEQPGPWGANALTSSHLDPALGRALEQAAEGTGVRIALIRRPGRHADCHTAAERQVYAAHTTPGNVWLHKATTSAPERLLQLDFTELGEGMPETFDTTLDGAPHTGDPLALVCTNGKRDRCCALLGRPLAAELAASGVDGIWEVTHLGGHRFSPTLLVLPFGYAYGRAEAHAVKEILQGVREGRVVTDGCRGSSAWERPGQAAELAVRTAAHEDAAGVLSVVRTEGSAPRWEVTVAHTDGRRWLVTVAQGAALPPRPESCGSALGSPARMDVMAVRRLSRTAVAHPAGR, encoded by the coding sequence GTGAGTACGTGCGCGAAGGTCTCACGGGACCTGGAGGAGCCCCTCGCGGGGACCGCCGCCACCGCGAGGACGTGGCTGCTGGTCGAACAGCCCGGCCCCTGGGGCGCCAATGCGCTGACATCGAGCCACCTGGACCCCGCACTCGGCCGGGCGCTGGAGCAGGCCGCCGAGGGCACCGGCGTACGCATCGCGCTGATCCGGCGCCCGGGCCGCCACGCCGACTGCCACACGGCCGCCGAGCGCCAGGTGTACGCGGCCCACACCACCCCGGGAAACGTGTGGCTGCACAAGGCCACCACGTCTGCCCCCGAGCGACTGCTCCAACTTGACTTCACCGAGCTCGGTGAGGGCATGCCCGAGACGTTCGACACGACCCTCGACGGCGCCCCGCACACCGGCGACCCGCTCGCGCTCGTGTGCACGAACGGCAAGCGCGACCGCTGCTGCGCCCTTCTGGGCCGCCCCCTCGCCGCCGAACTCGCCGCCTCCGGAGTGGACGGCATATGGGAGGTCACACACCTCGGGGGCCATCGATTCTCCCCCACCCTCCTCGTACTGCCGTTCGGATACGCGTACGGGCGAGCCGAGGCCCATGCCGTCAAGGAGATCCTCCAGGGCGTCCGGGAAGGCCGCGTCGTGACCGACGGATGCCGTGGGAGCTCAGCCTGGGAGCGTCCCGGGCAGGCCGCCGAACTGGCCGTGCGCACGGCGGCCCACGAGGACGCCGCGGGCGTGCTGAGCGTCGTCCGTACGGAGGGTTCTGCGCCCCGCTGGGAGGTGACGGTCGCCCACACCGACGGCCGCCGCTGGCTCGTCACGGTCGCACAGGGCGCGGCCCTGCCGCCCCGCCCCGAGAGCTGCGGCTCGGCTCTGGGCTCTCCGGCGCGGATGGACGTGATGGCGGTGCGCCGGCTGTCCCGTACGGCTGTCGCGCACCCCGCGGGCCGCTGA
- a CDS encoding sensor histidine kinase: protein MSPTPPRRLRLGMPKRMFSQVLLMQVAIAAGVAVLATGLFLAPLSEQLDDQAMRRALAIAQTTAAQPRLAEELKSTPASADGPVQAEAERIRKASGAEYVVVMNVDGTRWSHTNPAEIGGHVSTDPRSALSGREVMEIDSGTLGRSARGKVPLRDADGRIVGAVSVGIEYDSVRARLIHAIPGLFAYAGGAMAVGALAAYLISRRVQRQTRDLAFSDIAGLLAEREAMLHGIREGVVALDREGRIRLLNDEARRLLGIGDEAVGQPLDTALGEGRTTDVLAGTVTGTDLLTVRGQRVLVANRMPTDDGGAVATLRDRTELEQLGRELDSTRGLIDALRAQDHEHANRMHTLLGLLELEMYDDAVEFVGEVVGDHRATAEQVTEKIHDPLLAALLVGKATVAAERGVALWISDTTLFPDRLIDPRGLVTIVGNLVDNALDAAAGTLHARVEVELRAEGRTAVLRVRDTGPGIPAEQRELIFTDGWSTKKPPAHRKRGIGLSLVRRLAERQGGSARVSEADGGGAEFTIVLPEALAEPGLAPEPAPGLMLERAATTVNEESR, encoded by the coding sequence ATGAGCCCCACTCCCCCTCGACGACTCCGCCTGGGCATGCCGAAGCGGATGTTCTCGCAGGTGCTGCTGATGCAGGTGGCGATCGCCGCAGGAGTCGCCGTCCTCGCGACCGGTCTGTTCCTGGCTCCGCTGAGCGAACAGCTGGACGACCAGGCGATGCGCCGCGCTCTCGCGATCGCGCAGACCACGGCGGCGCAGCCGAGGCTCGCCGAGGAGCTGAAGTCCACTCCGGCCTCGGCGGACGGGCCCGTGCAGGCCGAGGCGGAGCGGATCCGCAAGGCGAGCGGAGCCGAGTACGTCGTGGTGATGAACGTCGACGGCACACGCTGGTCGCACACGAACCCCGCAGAGATCGGCGGACACGTCTCGACCGATCCCAGGTCTGCTCTGTCCGGCCGGGAGGTCATGGAGATCGACAGCGGCACCCTGGGCCGCTCGGCGCGCGGCAAGGTGCCGTTGCGCGACGCCGACGGCCGCATTGTCGGCGCGGTCTCGGTCGGCATCGAGTACGACAGCGTGCGCGCCCGCCTCATCCACGCGATCCCCGGGCTCTTCGCGTACGCGGGAGGAGCCATGGCCGTCGGCGCGCTGGCCGCCTATCTGATCTCACGGCGGGTGCAACGGCAGACCCGTGACCTGGCCTTCTCGGACATCGCCGGGCTTCTGGCGGAGCGTGAGGCGATGCTGCACGGCATCAGGGAGGGCGTCGTCGCGCTGGACCGCGAGGGCAGGATCCGGCTCCTCAACGACGAGGCCCGGCGCCTGCTGGGGATCGGCGACGAGGCCGTCGGCCAGCCCCTCGACACCGCGCTCGGGGAGGGCCGTACGACCGATGTGCTGGCCGGGACCGTCACCGGAACCGATCTGCTCACCGTCCGCGGTCAGCGTGTGCTGGTCGCCAACCGCATGCCCACCGACGACGGCGGTGCCGTCGCCACGCTGCGCGACCGCACCGAACTGGAGCAGCTGGGCCGCGAACTCGACTCCACCCGCGGCCTGATCGACGCCCTGCGCGCCCAGGACCACGAACACGCCAACCGCATGCACACACTGCTCGGGCTGCTGGAACTGGAGATGTACGACGACGCCGTGGAGTTCGTCGGAGAGGTGGTCGGTGACCACAGGGCGACCGCGGAACAGGTCACGGAGAAGATCCATGACCCGCTGCTCGCCGCCCTCCTGGTGGGCAAGGCCACCGTCGCGGCGGAGCGCGGAGTGGCCCTGTGGATCTCGGACACGACACTGTTCCCGGACCGGTTGATCGACCCGAGGGGGCTGGTCACGATCGTCGGGAACCTCGTCGACAACGCACTCGACGCCGCCGCGGGCACCCTCCACGCGCGCGTGGAGGTCGAATTGCGCGCGGAAGGGCGTACCGCCGTCCTCAGAGTGCGGGACACAGGTCCAGGAATTCCCGCCGAACAGCGCGAGTTGATCTTCACGGACGGATGGTCCACCAAGAAGCCCCCGGCCCACCGAAAGCGCGGGATCGGCCTCTCCCTGGTGCGCAGGCTCGCCGAGCGGCAGGGTGGCAGCGCCCGGGTCTCCGAGGCGGACGGCGGAGGCGCCGAGTTCACCATCGTGCTGCCGGAGGCACTGGCGGAGCCCGGACTCGCACCGGAGCCCGCGCCCGGCCTCATGCTGGAGCGTGCCGCCACGACCGTCAACGAGGAGTCGCGATGA
- a CDS encoding response regulator, whose translation MIEVLVVDDDIRVARVNAAYVEKVAGFHVAGEAHSAAEALRQLEALPRLDLVLLDHYLPDETGLAVVQEMRRRGHQADVIMVTAARDVSTVQAAMRQGALQYLVKPFAFAGLRAKLEAYADLRRTLDGGGEAEQAEVDRIFGALSAGSEPGLPKGHSPTTAEAVRRALVTAEGPLSAQEIADRTGLSRQTAQRYLKLLERTGRATLTLKYGDAGRPEHRYIWATRA comes from the coding sequence ATGATCGAGGTACTGGTCGTGGACGACGACATCCGGGTCGCCCGGGTCAACGCCGCCTACGTCGAGAAGGTCGCGGGCTTCCATGTCGCGGGCGAGGCACACTCGGCGGCGGAGGCGCTGCGGCAGCTGGAGGCTCTGCCCCGGCTGGACCTGGTGCTTCTCGACCACTATCTGCCGGACGAGACGGGCCTCGCGGTCGTCCAGGAGATGCGCAGACGCGGACATCAGGCCGATGTGATCATGGTGACCGCGGCCCGTGACGTCTCCACGGTCCAGGCGGCGATGCGGCAGGGCGCGCTCCAGTACCTGGTGAAACCGTTCGCCTTCGCCGGACTGCGCGCCAAGCTGGAGGCGTACGCGGACCTGCGCCGCACCCTCGACGGCGGCGGCGAGGCCGAACAGGCCGAGGTCGACCGGATCTTCGGTGCCTTGTCCGCCGGCTCGGAGCCGGGTCTGCCCAAAGGGCACTCCCCCACCACCGCGGAGGCCGTACGCCGGGCGCTGGTGACCGCGGAAGGCCCTCTGTCGGCCCAGGAGATCGCCGACCGGACCGGACTCAGCCGCCAGACCGCCCAGCGCTATCTGAAGCTCCTGGAGCGCACGGGACGGGCCACGCTGACCCTGAAATACGGTGACGCGGGCCGCCCGGAGCACCGTTACATCTGGGCGACCCGCGCCTGA